The window CTTTTGGATGGTTTTGCGAGGTTGGATTCGCGTATTTCAAGTGTTGGCCAGAGAGCTGCGAAGATTGGGGATCATCTCCAGGTAAAACTGTAAAAGGATGTTCAATGCATATTTGTGTTTGATAAATGGTTTTGATCTCAGATTTCCGCATACAATATAATGCTCGTAAGAAGCCAAACCCCCAAAACTTTAGCAACTATTTTACCATAACTCCCATAAATATAACAAGATCCAATAAAGGACAAACTATGAATGCACATACTAATAGTCTAATATACAGAAGATTACTATTGATTATGGATACTAATATATAAGTTGTTACTTCCAGAAGGGCACTAGATCCCTGATAAAGCAAAGAAGCATCTAAGATTCTGAAATTAAAGCTTTTCCAAAAGGACAGAATTAAAAACCAGAACAGTCCTAATAAAAAGTTGCACTAAATTCACACAATTCAGTTAAATGATAGCAAAATTTGGTAGATGAATTCAACAGTACCAAATGAATACAAGTTAGGAAAATTGGAAACTATAATTACTTAACATTACATCAACATGATTCTAACAAAGCTACTATGAAGTATGAACAGAGAATCTGGTATTTTGTTTCAATTAAGCTTTGGAGAGCACCTAGCACTTCCTGAATTTTCTTCACATAGCTCAATCTACGTAACTAATATAGTGCAAGTTAAACAATATACTAAATTAATCATAAGATACAAATGCTAAATGTTTTGGGTAAAACACTTTCGTATCACAATTCCAAAGACACCAACCATCCTACATGCTTACAACCTAGTTTAAccattctaaattaaaataaaccaatatttttacacaatataaaccagTCAAGCTCTAGCTGAACCAGTTCAACTGTAAATCCATTTTGTATATGGTTCAAACGTTCTCTCATCAACCACACAAACATCCAGGATTTACTTGCTATATGAGTTGGAAGTTCTGCCTGTGATTCTCTGCCATCACTTGAAGCAGAACTGGTATGTACTGTTTTCTTTaccatttcttcttttttgtctATGTTGTTTCTCTCTAAATATAacattgtttctttttttttgctgtttgttGCAGgactatttcttcttttttgctGTTTGTTGCAGTAGTATGTTCGGAAGGTATGAACTTCGTTTATGGTTACAATCCTAAATTAGGTTACTATTTCTACATAGAGATCGCCTTTTCTAATCTAGAGACACTGATGAAACATTCTTTGAATGTTCTTTTTCTGGTAGCAATTAGGAATGGGAATATGTACTACATTTTGTTACTTGAGTTTTGATGTTTATGGTTGTCATTATCATTCAATTACATATCAACTAACTGATACTAAGCATATAAGAGTTTGaccatttttatttctattatgaatgaaaatgagaataagtaatgaaaatatgatttaagaattttcaaaatattttcaatggaaatatttttaaaaaatgacacACGAAAACgatattttcttttcaattttttcttaagGCAGAATGTGGTTCGATTCTCTTTCCAacctttttcataattttttattttattttaactcatATCCTACTTGCTTGAAAAGATCCtctctatttctattttttttggtcGGGGATCCTATATTTTAACTTGTATCCTACTTGCTTGAAAAgaccctttattttattttaactcaaCTCCTCATTCCTTTTCTATGCCTTTCTCTCTTGTGACTCaaccaaaaattttaaagaattattCCGTGAGAAAAACACCCTTTTTAAATGTCTGTTTTAAGTAAGTCATTAATTGAATATGATACTGCACTTATTATTGTTTGTTTGGTTAAATTGTATCTCTTTACTAGAAatgcaattaattaatttgggatagtaatttattttgtgtttgatactttaaaaaaataattgtgaacttaataaaatattaattaactaaaattatacgtttaatataattataattttatattttaaaattagtttaaaaatatattttaaaaatagaccAACCAAACATATTTTCATTGATTTTAGCATGCGGAAATGAATTCTACATTTAAAAACCAATTGCgttttctaaaatataaaaatttgaaaatgaatatCATTATcaagaaatgaaaatagaaaatgaaagtaGAAAATATATTCATGAAGAGATCCTTAGAGTTTCTTATCATGCTATGGTGCCTTTAACTATGTGCCTAAGTTACTAAAAATGGTAAATAgacaatatttaataaattttaaatattttattttttactttaaaaggtAAGTTAGGCAATTTAGGTACCACAACAAAGGCACCGTAAATTTCACCTAAAATCAAATTGCACCCATAATAAGTGAGCTGAGTAAGAATCTAGAAGATATCATACTTAGTTTTTTCATAGTTTGCTATTCCTGTTCTTCAATCTCCACCTTCAGAAATCTGGTGCAAAAGTATCCCACATCATTCATTGACTGCATAAGCTAAAGTGATTTTTCAATAATCTTATTCAGCGATTTTATCTGCAGTTTTCATTTGGCTCTCCAACTGTACTTTGGTTTCAATATTCCTTCAGTTGGaatgaaatttgagttttattgCTTTTAAGTGCAATGTTATGCTACGATTTTCACTTTTTTGCCTGCATTTTTCTAACCAATTTCTGAACATTTGCTGCAGAATGGCCAATGTCTTTGTTGTTGCTCAAGAGGCTTGCAAATTTGTTTGAGGGTACACTTCGCATTCGCAAAGGTGTACAGAGGTATATCTTATTGTTGGACCTTATTCTTGACTGTTATCTTATATCAGTTCAACAAAAGTAAATATACATAACTGTGTGGGTGTTCGTCTTTGTTGGTACATAACTAGTGAAATATTATAGTAaaaaagttctaaaaaaaatgtaGAACTAACCTtatgtatattaatattttatgtacTTTATGAGtgttttatcatttaatttaataACTCATTTACATTAATACGTTAAACTATTGGTTTATtcatatattcttttctttttaccaaCACTATATTTTATTCTCATCTTATAAGAAGCACAAGGAACAATCATGTTTCAATCtgttttttctaatattttttccaTCAAGAACTTTTAAATTGGGTTTCTCAAGGtacatattttcttttaaatagttTTTAGTGTCCTATTCTAAGTTTTATCTctacttatcttttattgtatttttttttggtcATATGATGAATGTTCTTGCTTTTTTCTTCAGCATTCTCTCATTgtatattttgatgattttttatgaaattctttgtgtttgttgttcttgtgaatcttatgttttttttttttattattcacgcTTCTTGTTATAGAGTTTGATTTGTTTGTTTGACTTTGTAGAATTTTGTTGTTGGTTCTTGTATATGatgtttattattgttattttttatacaatGAATTATTGATCACCAttggaaagactaaattaataaaaaaaaaaactgtaaggacttgtttgggtgagcttttaagaaaagatattttttttacgaattatctttttttaaagattttttgaaaaagtaaaagtaattttatatttggatatctcatgcaaaaaatatttttttgtttatttattatgtgaaaaacatttttttaagaaaaaagatgtaaattgtagttttttaaaaaagatgttttttttttatatatttttatagtatttttatttttactactagaattttaccaaacacgctaaaaaataaaaatgattttttttcccATCAACTTAATGGCATCCAAAGAAGCGCTAAAAGTCATA is drawn from Arachis hypogaea cultivar Tifrunner chromosome 12, arahy.Tifrunner.gnm2.J5K5, whole genome shotgun sequence and contains these coding sequences:
- the LOC112726541 gene encoding uncharacterized protein isoform X2, whose translation is MVLRGWIRVFQVLARELRRLGIISRIYLLYELEVLPVILCHHLKQNWTISSFLLFVAVVCSEEWPMSLLLLKRLANLFEGTLRIRKGVQSPFPLPFKSTLSLSSIEGGRCKPPLLPPQPLHCCCRSVELGRRCCGRLRAQLCRISTDRLRCPVTVGSHHCAAMVTAEDHRI
- the LOC112726541 gene encoding uncharacterized protein isoform X3, with protein sequence MVLRGWIRVFQVLARELRRLGIISRIYLLYELEVLPVILCHHLKQNWTISSFLLFVAVVCSEEWPMSLLLLKRLANLFEGTLRIRKGVQSKSDDNFMVNLKCEPFSPSLQIHSLPLLH
- the LOC112726541 gene encoding uncharacterized protein isoform X1, with amino-acid sequence MVLRGWIRVFQVLARELRRLGIISRIYLLYELEVLPVILCHHLKQNWTISSFLLFVAVVCSEEWPMSLLLLKRLANLFEGTLRIRKGVQRWPLQTSSVAAATAPLLLPQCRTWPPLLWETQSTALPHLHRPPPLSCHRWKSPLCGHGHRRGPPHLEMSSFSICFTFIKCLSKFFL